A DNA window from Haliovirga abyssi contains the following coding sequences:
- a CDS encoding response regulator produces MLANILFIEGTKIYKELLSEMFNRDTKFWIKIVENIEEAKNILDKIDLDIVVLDLILPDGRGEEIVKIIREEKKDDSIQIIVITSETSEDRIINAFNLGIDFYFEKPFNPNILKALIERIYEKKKREA; encoded by the coding sequence ATGCTAGCAAATATATTATTTATAGAAGGAACAAAAATATATAAAGAGCTTTTATCAGAGATGTTTAATAGAGATACAAAATTTTGGATAAAAATAGTTGAAAATATAGAAGAAGCAAAAAATATTTTAGATAAAATAGATTTAGATATTGTTGTTTTAGATTTAATATTGCCAGATGGAAGAGGGGAAGAGATAGTAAAAATCATAAGAGAAGAAAAGAAAGATGATTCAATACAGATTATCGTAATTACTTCTGAAACATCAGAAGATAGAATTATAAATGCATTTAATTTGGGAATAGATTTTTATTTTGAAAAGCCTTTTAACCCAAATATATTAAAAGCTTTAATTGAAAGAATATATGAGAAGAAAAAAAGGGAGGCATAA
- a CDS encoding HEAT repeat domain-containing protein: MELLLLLLIIFFVIDLIFYIIIVIQHFYYKKIDIENENRKEEYIKLFIKFAYRKKEMKLIDVHKKSKWFVVDYKKNEDKIEFSINRNYSKKKYDSDIVDSLIEVINSFEGEFRKRVIKISDEIGVSDYLYKFWTNSKNVDNRELYLYQIGEIRSKKNLHKLYDIDLKKLIKNSMVANYYIAFMKIFDEWIDKLSEIEIRDYIKHMFEVINIIEKNEGYNMKRVFNCFQNDNKNLYKYMIENKRVNEFFLNELLISSLKTQNIGELIYAISYNKQYNIINIISKEFFSAYRKKNKDDNEKEFLIKLVKASGELAIGKCIGILRLASKSEDWILRAIAAKNIWKTKNGVKIVYNMLSDSNWRVRYNAAHSLLKFGKEGEKILYKTLDSEDRFARDISGYALVAHNTFFMKNIIFNLEKGEVRNIIEKVLKVVNNSNNIMILENIISNKNIEDEIKKILISEIKSIQILKELKTIYDNKILKCNTEKLFITPKQIAL; this comes from the coding sequence ATGGAGCTATTACTACTATTGTTAATAATATTTTTCGTTATAGACTTAATATTTTATATAATAATAGTAATTCAACATTTTTATTATAAAAAAATAGATATAGAAAATGAAAATAGAAAAGAGGAATATATAAAATTATTTATAAAATTTGCATATAGAAAAAAAGAGATGAAATTAATAGATGTACATAAAAAATCTAAATGGTTTGTAGTTGACTATAAAAAAAATGAAGATAAAATAGAATTTAGCATAAATAGAAATTATAGTAAAAAAAAATATGATTCAGATATAGTGGATTCTTTAATAGAGGTAATAAATAGTTTTGAAGGAGAATTTAGAAAAAGAGTTATAAAAATTTCTGATGAAATTGGAGTTTCGGACTACCTATATAAATTTTGGACAAATAGTAAAAATGTTGACAATAGAGAGTTATATCTTTATCAAATAGGAGAGATAAGAAGTAAAAAAAATTTACATAAGTTATATGATATAGATTTGAAAAAATTAATAAAAAATAGTATGGTTGCAAATTATTATATAGCATTTATGAAAATATTTGATGAATGGATAGATAAATTAAGTGAAATTGAGATTAGAGATTATATAAAGCATATGTTTGAAGTGATTAATATTATAGAAAAAAATGAAGGTTATAATATGAAAAGAGTATTTAACTGTTTTCAAAATGATAATAAAAATTTATATAAATATATGATTGAGAATAAGAGAGTTAATGAATTTTTCTTAAATGAGTTACTTATTTCAAGTTTAAAAACTCAAAATATTGGAGAATTGATTTATGCTATATCATATAATAAGCAGTATAATATTATAAATATAATATCAAAAGAATTTTTTTCTGCATATAGAAAAAAGAATAAAGATGATAATGAAAAAGAATTTTTGATAAAATTAGTAAAGGCATCTGGAGAACTTGCAATAGGTAAATGTATTGGAATACTTAGATTAGCTTCAAAAAGTGAAGATTGGATTTTGAGGGCAATTGCAGCAAAAAATATATGGAAAACAAAAAATGGAGTAAAAATAGTCTATAATATGCTTTCAGATTCAAATTGGAGAGTAAGATATAATGCAGCACACTCTTTATTGAAATTTGGAAAAGAAGGGGAAAAGATTTTATATAAAACTTTAGATAGTGAAGATAGATTTGCAAGAGATATTTCAGGTTATGCTTTAGTTGCTCACAATACATTTTTTATGAAAAATATTATTTTTAATTTAGAAAAAGGTGAAGTTAGAAATATAATTGAAAAGGTATTAAAAGTAGTTAATAACTCGAATAATATTATGATTTTAGAAAATATAATATCAAATAAAAATATTGAAGATGAAATAAAGAAAATATTAATTAGTGAAATAAAATCAATACAGATTTTAAAAGAGTTAAAAACAATATATGATAATAAAATTTTAAAATGTAATACTGAAAAATTATTCATAACTCCAAAACAGATAGCGTTATGA
- a CDS encoding response regulator transcription factor — protein sequence MSIVIVEDDIVTLELIADKFEKEGFFVEKCDTGKKGLNKIEKNGAELVILDINLPDILGYDVCEKIKNNPAIYGLPKVILLTQKISDNDVIKGFEIGADDYVRKPFNVEELFLRAIRLVGDRTVNSKDIIKYRNIIVYKNKKIVKVNDKEIKLTKKEFELLLYFIINKGIVLSKDKIYFNVWQDYLDSNNKTFDMCLSRLKKKIEPLKDNLENIKGMGYKLK from the coding sequence ATGAGTATAGTAATAGTTGAGGATGATATTGTAACTTTGGAATTGATAGCAGATAAATTTGAAAAAGAGGGATTCTTTGTAGAAAAATGTGATACAGGAAAAAAAGGATTGAATAAAATAGAAAAAAATGGAGCTGAATTGGTAATATTGGATATTAATCTTCCAGATATATTAGGATATGATGTTTGTGAAAAAATAAAAAACAATCCAGCTATTTATGGATTGCCAAAAGTGATACTTCTTACACAAAAAATATCAGATAATGATGTAATTAAAGGATTTGAAATAGGAGCAGATGATTATGTGAGAAAACCCTTTAATGTAGAGGAACTTTTTTTGAGAGCAATTAGATTAGTAGGAGATAGAACTGTTAATTCAAAAGATATTATAAAATATAGAAATATAATAGTTTATAAAAATAAAAAGATAGTGAAAGTGAATGATAAAGAGATTAAGCTAACCAAAAAAGAGTTTGAGCTTTTGCTATATTTTATAATTAATAAAGGGATAGTGTTATCTAAAGATAAAATATACTTTAATGTATGGCAAGATTATTTAGATTCAAATAATAAAACATTTGATATGTGTTTATCAAGGTTAAAAAAGAAAATAGAGCCATTAAAAGATAATTTAGAAAATATAAAAGGTATGGGATATAAATTAAAATAG
- a CDS encoding carbohydrate-binding protein — MKKLISLLVALLLFGGCFANKEELNSGSLDEDGIVISTNVDGVRLKNSEITLNEGEGTKRTAILTENFEYSIKYVANVKPVFLSGRKEAVQANDIFISGDRAYIAYNTKGKELGGALQIVDISTEEPKVILEVKHPYLDINSVYFDKDTNEVVYGGMADIYKGRGAKFGAKPGKTAFITKFNVDLSSKEKIASEINSNFRILESYTVTSINMKDSSYVVSTGAKNGGLYNIDINFSKIDKIMSKDDIRDTAVSSEGLLSFFSDGKDGDISFGNTVINVGDFSSEGHKAAIDIYDSIKNGKIYKDEDLIAFLGMSDKGLKVLKINSDKTAEEIMTIDNPEGVESYTNSVSHDGGLLFTANGGAGFRVYKINGADSIDPTIPEDKRAKFLEFVGGHTLRGDVYDNENYSANEVAYRAKRVNINGKIVDKNYLFVATGLGGVHIYSFISKNQYDEKEVPKSVKDTAKEVFDRNFDDNKNMIGSLQTLKLLKDATVNITFLNEGAGYKNRVGIFRYTDDIEKRDEFILFNNFSKKNSGGILEAGDTKYISLNAGDNFGILVHSNGYNNMNNGYLYSKKELCSNGMDHFVAYVDKESNKIVFGYEDNINLGDKDYDDGIGFITIEPADAVDTSMLPVYTLKAGDTTKNIEDWKVGIKYRVGDIVNYKGKKYECLQTHIAFRNWTPNKTLALWRKAER, encoded by the coding sequence ATGAAAAAGTTAATAAGTTTATTGGTGGCTTTATTACTGTTTGGAGGATGTTTTGCAAACAAAGAGGAACTAAACAGCGGGAGCTTAGATGAAGATGGAATAGTTATAAGTACAAATGTAGATGGTGTTAGATTGAAAAATAGTGAAATTACATTAAATGAAGGGGAAGGGACAAAAAGAACAGCGATATTAACAGAAAATTTTGAATATAGTATAAAATATGTTGCAAATGTAAAACCTGTATTTTTAAGTGGAAGAAAAGAAGCTGTACAAGCAAATGATATATTTATATCAGGAGATAGAGCATATATAGCATATAATACAAAAGGAAAAGAGCTAGGTGGAGCTTTACAAATAGTGGATATAAGTACAGAAGAACCAAAAGTGATACTTGAAGTGAAGCATCCATATTTAGATATAAACTCTGTTTATTTTGATAAAGATACAAATGAAGTTGTATATGGAGGAATGGCAGATATTTATAAAGGAAGAGGTGCAAAATTTGGTGCCAAACCAGGAAAAACAGCGTTTATAACAAAATTTAATGTAGATTTATCATCTAAAGAAAAAATTGCTTCTGAAATTAATAGTAATTTTAGGATATTAGAGAGTTATACAGTAACTTCAATTAATATGAAAGATTCTTCATATGTAGTTTCGACAGGAGCTAAAAATGGTGGATTATATAATATAGATATTAATTTTTCTAAAATAGATAAGATTATGTCGAAAGATGATATAAGAGATACAGCAGTTTCTTCTGAAGGATTATTATCTTTTTTTAGCGATGGAAAAGATGGAGATATTTCATTTGGAAACACTGTTATTAATGTAGGAGATTTTTCTAGTGAAGGGCATAAAGCGGCTATTGATATATATGACAGTATAAAAAATGGAAAAATATATAAAGATGAAGATTTAATAGCTTTTCTTGGAATGTCGGATAAAGGATTAAAAGTGTTAAAAATAAATAGTGATAAAACAGCAGAAGAGATAATGACTATAGATAATCCTGAAGGAGTAGAATCGTATACAAATAGTGTATCTCATGATGGTGGACTTCTGTTTACAGCAAATGGTGGTGCTGGATTTAGAGTATATAAAATAAATGGAGCTGATTCAATAGATCCTACTATTCCAGAAGATAAAAGGGCTAAATTTTTAGAATTTGTAGGAGGACATACACTTAGAGGAGATGTATATGATAATGAAAATTATTCAGCAAATGAAGTAGCTTATAGGGCTAAAAGGGTTAATATTAATGGAAAAATAGTTGATAAAAACTATCTTTTTGTAGCAACAGGGCTTGGTGGTGTTCATATATATAGTTTTATCTCTAAAAATCAATATGATGAAAAAGAAGTCCCTAAGAGTGTAAAAGATACAGCAAAAGAAGTTTTTGATAGAAATTTTGATGATAATAAAAATATGATAGGCTCTTTACAAACTTTAAAATTATTAAAAGATGCTACAGTAAATATTACATTTTTAAATGAAGGGGCAGGATATAAAAATAGAGTTGGAATATTTAGATATACAGATGATATAGAAAAAAGAGATGAATTTATCTTATTTAATAATTTTTCTAAAAAGAATTCAGGCGGTATTTTAGAGGCAGGAGATACTAAATATATCTCTTTAAATGCAGGAGATAATTTTGGAATATTAGTTCATTCAAATGGATATAATAATATGAATAATGGATACTTATATTCTAAAAAAGAGTTGTGTTCAAATGGTATGGATCATTTTGTAGCGTATGTTGATAAAGAGAGTAATAAAATAGTATTTGGATATGAAGATAATATAAATTTAGGAGATAAAGATTATGATGACGGAATTGGATTTATTACAATAGAGCCGGCAGATGCAGTAGATACAAGTATGCTTCCTGTTTATACATTAAAAGCAGGGGATACAACTAAAAACATAGAAGATTGGAAAGTGGGAATAAAATATAGAGTTGGAGATATTGTAAATTATAAAGGGAAAAAATATGAATGTTTGCAAACTCATATAGCTTTTAGAAATTGGACTCCAAATAAAACTTTAGCTTTGTGGAGAAAAGCAGAGAGATAA
- a CDS encoding hybrid sensor histidine kinase/response regulator — protein MKYLKIIIYISILFSSNLFSEEVNNKLFTELTDVNSIYSINESSKVYVDNNKENINFKKLYNVDYKNKEIENRGSYGFSDSNYWIKSNIINSTTENNWILTIKYPLVDFLDIYIFNENGKFEKIHAGDDVAYKNRTIDNRNYSFHLKLSPNKRYTLIAKIKTKGTMRFPFELSTYNQFIKTSNENYIYMGFYFAFILVLILVFIVYFINDREITYIYLITYLFSYLIYEGIQFGILFKFLNSNNLYWKFYAYIGSGIIALMAFTYFAYSFFGLSKNKKGKSKILKLFIVLGFVIILSMLFIKVRYSLILYTIYAILTIVPNIIISFKLLKSKKIYNKIFSFGILFFLLTIVIFGLRGMGILPTNFFTLNLINAFFIIVSTLFFISISSRMNYYKKENIKIKEELEDFNNNLLEKVQERTETLNKKNIELIEAKEKAESASKAKSEFLANMSHEIRTPLNGIIGFTDLVLKTPLNKLQMQYLSNIKISGEALLGIINDILDFSKIEAGKLELELIKADIIEIVESAADIIKYNADKKRIEILLNIKPDVPRYAVVDIVRLRQILINLLGNAVKFTPKGEIELELKFIKKNKKDGFFTFIVRDTGIGITEKQQEKLFEAFSQADSSTTRKFGGTGLGLTISNALAEKMGSKIELESEYGKGTKFYFTIETEYEDRNELELDKLLDIKKIMIVDDNDKNRMILEHTLRYWGIETISVNNGFDAVNIVEEGYKLDAVIMDYHMPDINGIDSIKKIREIMSEEKLPIILLHSSSDDLKLNSECKRLGVRFNLTKPIKSKLLMEYLENLNSKRYSKERENKAENNMENKIKIEDKNVITENRLKMLIAEDVEINMMLIETMVEMYMPEVKILKAGNGLEAVKKSKENNFDIILMDIQMPVKDGLEATNEIREYEKELGKHTIIVALTAGSTKEDREKALENGMDDFLTKPIDKNELNRVLEKYLKR, from the coding sequence ATGAAATATTTAAAGATAATCATATATATATCTATTTTGTTTAGCAGTAATTTATTTTCCGAAGAGGTAAATAATAAATTGTTTACTGAACTAACAGATGTAAATTCTATATATTCAATTAACGAAAGCTCAAAAGTCTATGTTGATAATAATAAAGAAAATATAAATTTTAAGAAATTATATAATGTAGATTATAAAAATAAAGAGATAGAAAACAGAGGAAGCTATGGGTTTTCAGATTCTAATTATTGGATAAAATCAAATATAATAAACAGCACAACAGAAAATAATTGGATATTAACTATAAAATATCCATTAGTTGATTTTTTAGATATATATATATTTAATGAGAATGGAAAATTTGAAAAAATACATGCTGGAGATGATGTTGCATATAAAAATAGGACTATAGATAATAGAAATTATTCTTTTCATCTAAAATTATCTCCAAATAAGAGATATACTTTAATAGCTAAAATAAAAACTAAAGGGACAATGAGATTTCCTTTTGAACTATCTACATATAATCAATTTATTAAAACTTCAAATGAAAATTATATATATATGGGATTTTATTTTGCATTTATTTTAGTATTGATTTTGGTATTTATTGTATATTTTATTAATGACAGAGAGATTACATATATTTATTTGATAACTTATCTTTTTTCATACTTAATCTATGAAGGAATACAATTTGGAATACTTTTTAAATTTTTGAATTCTAATAATTTATATTGGAAGTTTTATGCATATATAGGGTCTGGAATTATAGCTTTAATGGCTTTTACATATTTTGCTTACTCTTTTTTTGGACTATCAAAGAATAAAAAAGGTAAATCTAAAATTTTGAAATTATTTATAGTTTTAGGTTTTGTAATAATTTTATCTATGTTATTTATAAAAGTAAGATATAGTTTAATACTATATACGATTTATGCAATATTAACAATAGTTCCAAATATAATAATAAGTTTTAAATTATTAAAATCTAAAAAAATATATAATAAAATTTTTTCTTTTGGTATTTTATTTTTTTTATTGACAATTGTTATTTTTGGATTAAGAGGAATGGGAATATTACCTACAAACTTTTTCACATTAAATTTAATAAATGCATTTTTTATTATTGTTTCAACTCTATTTTTTATATCTATTAGTTCTCGAATGAACTATTATAAAAAAGAAAATATAAAAATAAAAGAGGAATTAGAAGATTTTAACAATAATTTATTGGAAAAAGTTCAAGAAAGGACTGAAACACTTAATAAAAAAAATATTGAATTAATAGAAGCTAAAGAAAAAGCAGAATCAGCAAGTAAAGCAAAATCAGAATTTTTAGCAAATATGAGTCATGAAATAAGGACACCTTTAAATGGAATAATAGGATTTACAGATTTAGTATTAAAAACGCCATTAAATAAATTGCAAATGCAATATTTAAGTAATATAAAAATTTCAGGTGAGGCATTACTTGGAATTATAAATGATATATTAGATTTTTCTAAAATAGAAGCAGGGAAATTGGAATTAGAATTGATAAAAGCAGATATAATAGAGATAGTAGAATCTGCAGCAGATATAATAAAATATAACGCAGATAAAAAAAGAATTGAAATATTATTAAATATCAAACCAGATGTGCCAAGATATGCAGTAGTAGATATAGTTCGATTAAGACAAATATTAATAAATCTACTAGGAAATGCAGTGAAATTTACTCCAAAAGGAGAAATAGAGTTAGAGTTAAAATTTATAAAGAAAAATAAAAAAGATGGATTTTTTACATTTATAGTTAGAGATACAGGGATAGGAATAACAGAAAAACAGCAAGAAAAATTATTTGAAGCATTTTCGCAAGCAGATAGTTCTACAACACGAAAATTTGGTGGGACAGGATTGGGACTTACAATATCTAATGCTTTGGCTGAAAAAATGGGAAGTAAAATAGAATTAGAAAGTGAATATGGAAAAGGAACAAAATTTTATTTTACAATAGAGACTGAATATGAAGATAGAAACGAATTGGAATTAGACAAACTATTAGATATAAAAAAAATAATGATAGTAGATGATAATGATAAAAATAGAATGATATTAGAGCACACATTGAGATATTGGGGTATAGAAACAATAAGTGTCAATAATGGATTTGATGCAGTGAATATAGTAGAAGAGGGATATAAGTTAGATGCAGTTATAATGGATTATCATATGCCAGATATAAATGGGATAGATTCAATAAAAAAAATAAGAGAAATTATGTCAGAAGAAAAACTGCCAATAATTTTGTTACACAGTTCATCTGATGACTTGAAATTAAATAGTGAATGTAAGAGACTTGGAGTTAGGTTTAATTTAACAAAACCCATAAAATCAAAATTATTGATGGAGTATTTAGAGAATTTAAATTCAAAAAGATATAGTAAAGAGAGAGAAAACAAGGCAGAAAATAATATGGAGAACAAAATAAAAATAGAGGATAAAAATGTAATAACAGAGAATAGATTAAAAATGTTAATAGCTGAAGATGTAGAGATAAATATGATGTTAATAGAAACAATGGTGGAAATGTATATGCCAGAAGTAAAAATATTAAAAGCGGGAAATGGATTAGAAGCAGTAAAGAAATCAAAAGAAAATAATTTTGATATTATACTTATGGATATTCAAATGCCAGTAAAAGATGGATTAGAAGCAACGAACGAGATAAGAGAATATGAAAAAGAGTTAGGGAAGCATACTATAATAGTGGCTTTAACAGCAGGTAGTACAAAAGAGGATAGAGAAAAAGCTTTGGAAAATGGAATGGATGATTTTTTGACAAAGCCAATAGATAAAAATGAATTGAATAGAGTTTTGGAGAAATATTTGAAAAGATAA
- a CDS encoding Mbeg1-like protein: MADLAYERYEKKDEGDDLEKVLKKHHFNDTTESGNSERQQRWNYFTERMEGWKLLEGFDLSKYKGEYKDQPESIKAQYEGFYAAAFEKDNEIVIAYRGTDKEVGGKKSFKNFMEEHIYTNGQIVCGMPGIQFKLAEDFYNYILTKNIDSNILITGHSLGGGLSQYVSVIGAENISKTVIWNGVGVAGFSRMNGYELFGTEAILTKLSWKEIFDSTGEKGKYILKEFIQAGFVKTNGTYLVSPNTEFVDIPNNLIKIPTKEELKNIISKGLDEYLKSNANGLNYWDESSKIEIEKNSLTSKDSLDYSIELLEKKKDLWIIIIIKT; encoded by the coding sequence TTGGCAGATTTGGCATATGAGAGGTATGAAAAGAAAGATGAAGGGGATGATTTAGAAAAAGTTTTAAAAAAACATCATTTTAATGACACAACAGAATCAGGAAATTCAGAACGTCAACAAAGATGGAACTACTTTACTGAAAGAATGGAAGGTTGGAAGTTATTAGAAGGATTTGATTTAAGTAAATATAAAGGAGAATATAAAGACCAACCAGAATCTATAAAAGCTCAATATGAAGGATTTTATGCAGCAGCATTTGAAAAAGACAATGAAATAGTAATAGCGTATAGAGGAACAGATAAAGAGGTAGGCGGGAAAAAAAGTTTTAAGAATTTTATGGAAGAACATATATATACAAATGGTCAAATAGTATGTGGAATGCCAGGGATACAATTTAAATTAGCGGAAGATTTTTATAATTATATATTAACTAAAAATATAGATAGTAATATATTAATAACAGGGCACAGCTTAGGCGGAGGCTTATCTCAATACGTATCAGTAATAGGAGCAGAAAACATATCAAAAACAGTAATATGGAACGGAGTAGGAGTAGCAGGATTTAGCAGAATGAATGGATATGAACTATTTGGGACAGAGGCAATTTTAACAAAATTATCATGGAAAGAGATATTTGATTCAACAGGAGAAAAAGGGAAATATATCTTAAAAGAATTTATTCAGGCAGGTTTTGTAAAAACGAACGGGACATATCTTGTATCACCAAATACAGAATTTGTAGATATACCAAATAATTTAATAAAAATTCCAACAAAAGAAGAGCTAAAAAACATAATAAGCAAAGGATTAGACGAGTATTTAAAAAGTAATGCAAATGGCTTAAATTATTGGGATGAGAGTAGCAAAATAGAGATAGAAAAAA
- a CDS encoding glycosyltransferase, with protein MEKVIFIISIVVITYFILINLGYILLFITSYRGILKYKRRTKLYNYINMYQSNQTPPISLLVPAYNEEAVIIKNINAFLNNLNYPEYEIIVINDGSKDETLKKVLQEFKCEVYSYPYRKDINTKSVKRIYRSKINNNLIVVDKENGGKADALNVGINISKYPYFGSIDADTILERDSYLKVITPILSDPKRVIATGGIVGVVNGCKISGNRVEEINFPKTILAKFQVVEYLRAFMFGRYAWALINALPIISGAFGLFKKSAVILVGGYSSETTLKSTVGEDMELVIRLHKYFRDNKIEYKISFVPEPLSWTEVPEDIETLKNQRSRWHRGLIETLASNKDMFFKKRYGTIGFLSFPYYYIFELLAPIIELMGYLLLPYFYISGMLDRNVFVLFFSLSILLGVLISGFAVFLEMMTFRRYKKFKDNSKLFFYGILENFGYRQMLLLFKLNGFFQYILKQQHWGIMKRKEGVATKRHIQKGKKMKVYLIIFMSAFIILYTISICFVVNDFRTGKIRSKIEREKLIKLRKKEKTKIEENSINKNIKNKKIKNEKFETLKELIKKPIYFKKDSVEFLEKDRLSKIAKEIDLLILKKEKFKIKITGYADKTGNRDYNLKLSLKRAEKIGRELLLKSVYLTNKYFILTGKGEENITGDNRTLSRRVELEVVEYKKN; from the coding sequence ATGGAGAAAGTTATATTTATAATTTCAATAGTAGTGATAACCTATTTTATACTTATAAATTTAGGGTATATTTTGCTTTTTATCACTTCATATAGAGGTATTTTAAAATATAAAAGAAGAACTAAATTATATAATTATATTAATATGTATCAGTCAAATCAAACGCCACCAATATCATTATTAGTACCAGCTTATAATGAAGAGGCTGTAATTATAAAGAATATTAATGCTTTTTTAAACAATTTAAACTATCCTGAGTATGAGATTATTGTAATAAATGATGGTTCAAAAGATGAGACTTTAAAAAAAGTTTTGCAAGAATTTAAATGTGAGGTGTATAGTTATCCATATAGGAAAGATATCAATACAAAATCTGTAAAAAGGATATATAGAAGTAAAATTAATAATAATCTTATAGTTGTAGATAAAGAAAATGGTGGGAAGGCAGATGCTTTAAATGTAGGAATAAATATATCAAAATATCCATATTTTGGAAGTATAGATGCAGATACAATTTTAGAAAGAGATTCATATTTGAAAGTAATAACACCAATTTTATCCGATCCTAAAAGAGTTATTGCAACAGGTGGAATAGTAGGAGTAGTTAATGGTTGCAAAATATCTGGAAATAGAGTCGAAGAGATTAATTTTCCTAAAACGATTTTAGCTAAATTTCAAGTTGTGGAATATTTAAGAGCGTTTATGTTTGGAAGATATGCTTGGGCATTAATAAATGCTTTACCAATAATTTCTGGTGCTTTTGGATTATTTAAAAAGTCAGCTGTTATTTTAGTTGGAGGATATTCATCTGAAACTACATTAAAATCAACAGTAGGAGAAGATATGGAGTTGGTAATTAGGCTTCATAAATATTTTAGAGATAATAAAATTGAATATAAAATTAGTTTTGTGCCAGAGCCATTATCTTGGACAGAAGTTCCAGAGGATATAGAGACCTTAAAAAATCAAAGATCTAGATGGCATAGAGGTTTAATAGAGACTTTAGCAAGTAATAAGGATATGTTTTTTAAAAAAAGATATGGGACTATAGGTTTTTTATCATTTCCATACTATTATATTTTTGAGTTACTTGCACCTATTATTGAATTGATGGGATATTTGTTATTGCCATATTTTTATATATCTGGAATGTTAGATAGAAATGTATTTGTACTGTTTTTTAGTTTGTCTATTTTGTTAGGGGTGTTAATATCTGGTTTTGCAGTATTTTTAGAAATGATGACATTTAGAAGATATAAAAAATTTAAAGATAATAGCAAACTATTTTTTTATGGAATTTTAGAAAATTTTGGATATAGACAGATGCTTTTGTTATTTAAATTAAATGGTTTTTTTCAATATATTTTAAAACAACAGCATTGGGGGATAATGAAGAGAAAAGAGGGAGTGGCAACAAAGAGACATATACAAAAAGGAAAAAAGATGAAAGTATATTTAATTATATTTATGAGTGCTTTTATAATATTATATACAATAAGTATATGTTTTGTAGTTAATGATTTTAGAACTGGAAAAATCAGATCTAAGATTGAAAGAGAAAAATTAATAAAATTAAGAAAAAAAGAGAAAACAAAAATAGAAGAGAATAGTATAAATAAGAATATAAAAAATAAAAAAATAAAAAATGAAAAATTTGAAACTTTAAAAGAATTGATAAAAAAACCTATATATTTTAAAAAAGATAGTGTAGAGTTTTTAGAGAAAGATAGATTAAGCAAAATAGCAAAAGAGATAGATCTATTAATTTTAAAAAAAGAGAAATTTAAGATAAAAATTACTGGTTATGCAGATAAAACTGGAAACAGAGATTATAATTTAAAATTATCGTTAAAAAGAGCAGAAAAAATAGGAAGAGAACTTTTATTAAAATCTGTATATTTAACTAATAAATATTTTATATTAACTGGCAAAGGAGAAGAAAATATAACAGGAGATAATAGAACATTAAGTAGGAGAGTAGAATTGGAGGTGGTTGAATATAAAAAAAATTAA